One stretch of Hypanus sabinus isolate sHypSab1 chromosome 29, sHypSab1.hap1, whole genome shotgun sequence DNA includes these proteins:
- the LOC132383006 gene encoding protein phosphatase 1 regulatory subunit 15B-like: MGGSTVRWATLGMGVGHWTEADHSSSYLRHLDMEMCKMVSHHGPFQEKSPLLPWISGMCWKLLKVSLFLLAELFPISCGLIELMKKRGTYQQLCSQVGNNMLGKENTEVQLQCRHLSQSSAGPRPALPPQYEPPGGNGSMAEGTLPTASPCHMKTELERPSEMEFSCTNPLIIAMIWPDTEENARSPDRDDEWALDWDDERSPDGDDERSLNWDDDSEENIDDAESSDWSTDDDDDDDNSCDESDSDLWGSFFQNDPYNPLNFSASTGHQHPTCKGDAEEDVSVGQLDFEESGNNELWDSFFQNTDPFNPLNFSACTTTRASSNQEVKEGASNTKLPETSGVCFNTNGEQPALTLEQETSERQRKTGKKVRFCPVVEVHRMVVWDFASRAARKGPWEQCARDRSRFERRIANTEAAIGYCLDQEHRHAVWTRLYGK; the protein is encoded by the exons ATGGGCGGAAGCACCGTGAGATGGGCGACACTCGGAATGGGCGTAGGCCACTGGACGGAGGCTGATCACAGTAGCAG TTATCTTAGGCACCTCGACATGGAGATGTGTAAAATGGTCTCCCACCATGGACCCTTCCAGGAGAAGAGCCCACTTCTGCCATGGATTTCTGGGATGTGTTGGAAACTTTTGAAGGTCAGTCTGTTCTTGCTCGCTGAGCTCTTTCCCATAAGCTGTGGGCTAATAGAACTGATGAAGAAGAGAGGCACTTACCAGCAGCTGTGTAGTCAAGTGGGCAACAACATGTTGGGCAAGGAGAATACAGAAGTTCAACTTCAGTGTCGGCACCTGTCCCAATCCAGTGCTGGCCCTCGCCCTGCTTTGCCTCCCCAGTACGAGCCCCCTGGAGGTAACGGGTCAATGGCTGAAGGGACATTACCAACTGCAAGCCCCTGCCACATGAAAACTGAGCTCGAAAGACCAAGTGAAATGGAGTTCAGCTGTACAAATCCACTCATCATCGCCATGATCTGGCCAGACACAGAAGAGAATGCCCGGTCACCGGACCGGGATGATGAATGGGCCCTGGACTGGGATGATGAACGGTCCCCAGATGGGGATGATGAACGGTCACTGAACTGGGATGATGACTCAGAGGAGAACATAGATGATGCTGAGTCCAGTGATTGGTCcacagatgatgatgatgatgatgacaactCATGTGATGAAAGTGACTCTGATCTATGGGGCTCTTTTTTTCAAAATGATCCCTACAATCCCTTGAATTTTTCAGCATCCACTGGGCACCAACACCCGACTTGCAAGGGCGATGCAGAGGAAGATGTTTCTGTGGGTCAGCTTGATTTTGAAGAATCTGGAAATAACGAGCTGTGGGACTCGTTCTTTCAAAACACTGATCCTTTTAACCCTTTGAACTTCTCGGCTTGCACTACCACCCGGGCATCCAGTAACCAAGAAGTGAAGGAAGGAGCCTCTAATACTAAGCTGCCAGAGACCTCTGGTGTGTGTTTCAACACCAATGGGGAACAGCCTGCACTGACTCTGGAGCAAGAAACCAGTGAGAGACAGAGGAAAACTGGCAAAAAG GTCCGATTCTGTCCCGTGGTTGAAGTTCACCGGATGGTCGTGTGGGATTTTGCCTCGCGGGCTGCTCGGAAAGGTCCCTGGGAACAGTGCGCTCGGGACCGAAGCAGGTTTGAGCGTCGCATTGCCAATACCGAGGCTGCCATTGGCTACTGTTTGGACCAGGAGCACAGACACGCTGTGTGGACAAGGCTTTATGGCAAGTGA